A single Syntrophorhabdaceae bacterium DNA region contains:
- the scpB gene encoding SMC-Scp complex subunit ScpB translates to MELKSIIEAILFSSARPVSLRYLTRKLSDFPPDDVARALSDLTQEYYASGRAMVIQEVAGGFQMRTRPDYREWVTRFVREKEVGLTKSLLEVLSIIAYKQPISKREIDQMRGVDSSRAIKILLERHLIELGGRLDDVGKPVGFRTTHNFLETYGLKNLADLPTFKEVEALES, encoded by the coding sequence ATGGAGCTGAAGAGCATTATCGAGGCAATTCTCTTCTCCTCGGCGAGACCGGTATCGCTCAGGTATCTCACCAGGAAATTGAGCGATTTCCCCCCTGATGACGTGGCGCGGGCGCTCAGCGACCTCACCCAGGAATATTACGCGTCCGGGCGCGCCATGGTGATCCAGGAGGTGGCGGGCGGCTTTCAAATGAGGACCAGGCCGGACTACCGCGAATGGGTGACGAGGTTCGTGAGGGAAAAAGAAGTGGGCCTCACGAAATCCCTTCTCGAAGTGCTCTCCATTATTGCCTATAAACAACCGATCTCCAAGCGCGAGATCGATCAGATGCGGGGGGTCGATTCGTCGCGCGCCATAAAGATCCTCCTCGAGCGGCATCTCATCGAGCTCGGGGGCAGGCTCGACGACGTGGGTAAACCCGTAGGCTTCAGGACCACCCACAACTTCCTCGAGACCTACGGCCTCAAGAACCTCGCAGATTTACCTACCTTCAAGGAAGTGGAAGCATTGGAAAGCTGA
- a CDS encoding secretin N-terminal domain-containing protein, translating into MISLNFDDADVFSVIQTVFGDILRVNYVIDPRIKGRVTFRSVAPIPKNQVLQVMEVILRLNAIGVVEDAGLYRIVPLAEVAREPSPVAFGRDPAKIIVEGKSIIQVVPITFLQSTEVVKLITPFLSANAVVLDVPKSNQIIIVDTDASVRRILSLIETFDNEKQKKKRATVYVYQVQSGKARDIANLLNQIFLGARPGMSGMTGTTPMTGASLSTGTSGARPATGGLTTGPSTGAMPTPSMAQPSMMGYQAGRMPGQEMLVSEITRIFHDDIINSVIVLATPEDYELIKETIVKIDITPRQVVIEGVIAQISLTDELTLGLAYSMNLKFNIGSDRIQGPISLNQSTLTAQAAGIADPTKLAGSGFTFIGADSNGLVRAYVNALASDSKAKLLAAPHILVSDNREARIQVGQQVPLITSETYGSTTVAPQRTVQYKDIGIILKVKPQINASGLVTLEMSQEVSTFETITLYANETQIILDKTEASSSLVVQDGQTIIIGGLIREDNTRDSSGIPYLRNIPILGYLFGNRHRKTSRVEIIILLTPHVIKNQREAAAATSEYVDNITAAEIVKGGLTKEDLTKGGVQIRRGLPDTSTIVAPSNSNGQSDVVVPLPYGMPDNKGSYVPLAPGPSSPLVPAPVRP; encoded by the coding sequence ATGATCAGCCTCAATTTCGATGACGCGGATGTATTTTCCGTGATCCAGACTGTCTTCGGCGATATTCTCAGGGTGAATTATGTGATCGACCCCAGGATCAAGGGCAGGGTCACCTTCCGCTCCGTGGCGCCCATTCCGAAAAATCAGGTCCTTCAGGTAATGGAAGTGATCCTGAGGCTGAACGCGATCGGCGTGGTGGAGGACGCGGGCCTCTACCGCATTGTGCCCCTCGCTGAAGTGGCGCGGGAGCCCTCTCCCGTGGCTTTCGGACGGGACCCCGCCAAAATAATAGTCGAAGGGAAATCGATCATCCAGGTCGTGCCCATTACCTTCCTTCAGTCAACGGAGGTGGTGAAGCTCATCACCCCTTTCCTTTCCGCAAATGCCGTGGTACTCGACGTACCGAAGAGCAATCAGATTATTATCGTCGACACGGATGCGAGCGTGCGGAGGATCCTCAGCCTCATCGAGACATTCGACAATGAGAAACAGAAGAAGAAGCGGGCCACGGTCTACGTGTACCAGGTCCAGAGCGGAAAGGCCAGGGACATCGCGAACCTTCTGAACCAGATATTCTTAGGCGCGAGACCGGGCATGTCAGGCATGACGGGTACCACGCCCATGACCGGGGCCTCCCTCTCCACCGGCACCTCCGGGGCACGGCCGGCCACGGGGGGACTCACCACGGGACCCTCGACCGGCGCAATGCCGACCCCCTCAATGGCCCAGCCGTCCATGATGGGGTACCAGGCAGGAAGGATGCCAGGCCAGGAGATGCTCGTATCGGAGATCACGAGGATCTTCCATGACGACATCATAAACTCGGTCATAGTCCTCGCCACGCCCGAAGATTACGAGCTGATCAAGGAGACGATCGTAAAGATCGACATCACCCCGCGGCAGGTCGTGATCGAGGGGGTAATCGCCCAGATCAGCCTGACCGACGAGCTGACCCTGGGTCTCGCCTATTCCATGAACCTTAAATTCAATATAGGATCGGATCGCATTCAGGGCCCCATATCACTTAACCAGAGCACACTGACAGCGCAAGCCGCCGGAATCGCCGATCCGACCAAACTAGCCGGCAGTGGATTTACCTTTATCGGGGCTGACTCCAACGGCCTGGTCCGGGCCTACGTGAACGCCCTCGCCAGCGATTCCAAGGCCAAGCTCCTTGCCGCGCCCCATATTCTTGTCAGCGATAACCGGGAAGCCCGTATCCAGGTGGGCCAGCAGGTACCGCTGATCACGTCGGAGACCTACGGCTCCACGACCGTGGCGCCCCAGAGGACCGTGCAATACAAGGATATCGGTATAATCCTGAAGGTGAAGCCCCAGATCAACGCGAGCGGCCTCGTGACCCTGGAGATGAGCCAGGAAGTCTCCACCTTCGAGACGATCACCCTCTACGCGAACGAGACGCAGATCATCCTCGACAAGACCGAGGCCTCGTCGAGCCTCGTGGTCCAGGACGGCCAGACCATCATCATAGGCGGCCTTATCAGGGAGGATAACACGAGGGACAGCTCGGGCATCCCATACCTCAGGAATATCCCCATCCTGGGATACCTCTTCGGGAACAGGCACAGGAAGACGAGCAGGGTGGAGATCATCATCCTTCTCACCCCCCACGTCATCAAGAACCAGAGGGAAGCCGCCGCCGCGACTTCGGAATATGTGGATAACATTACGGCAGCCGAGATAGTGAAGGGCGGCCTCACTAAAGAAGACCTTACAAAGGGCGGCGTGCAGATCAGAAGGGGTCTGCCGGATACGTCAACCATCGTCGCTCCCTCCAACTCCAACGGACAGTCCGACGTGGTCGTGCCTCTGCCTTATGGAATGCCCGACAATAAAGGCAGCTACGTCCCCCTTGCGCCGGGACCCTCCTCCCCTCTCGTACCCGCGCCCGTAAGACCTTAA
- a CDS encoding PBP1A family penicillin-binding protein, whose product MYSRVIKLTILFLLLPAVFGAGFGYALVNYLEIPDVKQLESYKPKSSTRLYSDDGTLYSELFVEKRLPIPITEMPYNLKYAFIAIEDVRFYSHFGIDVRGIGRAAFRNLMKRGISEGASTITQQLARNLYLSQQKTFKRKIEEAVLAIQIERSYSKDEILNMYLNLIYLGEGAHGVEAAAYTYFHKRAKELTLEECATLAALTKSPSRLSPFKAPTRALERRNTVLFRMQEAGFIPRNSYAKAVKTPLTVAPFRAYEKKNGYFIEYVKQMLEEYVTEPQEIYTTGLNVKTTVNLKMTEYAYEAIQKGVELYKNRNPGAKEIPEVAVIAIEVKTGELKVLIGGKDFSTSPFNRAVQAKRQPGSSFKPIIYLAALEKGFKPDTILRDGPLSFTNPYTHTVWSPRNYKNQYMGDVTMRRALEASLNTATVRLLEKTGLDNVIDLAKRLHIDANFQPNLSLALGTTEIAPLDLANAYAAIARGGIYMPPVAVKRVATTEGEEKYVEEVHGEVVVAPEVALSLVDIMKGVVKRGTARAAAGMPYSLAGKTGTTDEFRDAWFIGFSPNLLCAVWVGFDKKAYLGNKESGGTAALPIWIEFMSKALTLYPNEDFSFLPEQAKGSQNETQP is encoded by the coding sequence ATGTATTCAAGGGTTATAAAACTGACTATCCTCTTTCTCCTCCTGCCGGCCGTCTTCGGCGCGGGCTTCGGCTACGCCCTCGTCAATTACCTTGAAATACCGGACGTGAAGCAGCTCGAAAGCTACAAGCCGAAATCATCGACCAGGCTCTACTCGGATGACGGCACCCTCTATTCCGAGCTTTTCGTGGAGAAAAGGCTTCCCATTCCCATTACGGAGATGCCTTATAACCTGAAATATGCCTTTATCGCCATCGAGGACGTGCGGTTTTACAGCCATTTCGGCATCGATGTCAGGGGCATAGGCAGGGCTGCATTCAGGAACCTCATGAAACGGGGCATCAGCGAAGGGGCTTCCACCATTACCCAGCAGCTCGCCCGTAACCTCTACCTGAGCCAGCAGAAGACCTTCAAGAGGAAAATAGAAGAGGCGGTCCTCGCCATACAGATCGAGCGCTCCTACTCAAAGGACGAGATACTCAACATGTACCTCAACCTCATCTATCTCGGTGAAGGGGCCCACGGGGTCGAAGCCGCGGCATATACCTACTTCCACAAAAGGGCAAAGGAGCTGACCCTGGAGGAATGCGCCACCCTCGCGGCCCTTACCAAATCGCCTTCGAGGCTCTCTCCCTTCAAAGCCCCGACAAGGGCCCTCGAAAGGAGAAACACCGTCCTCTTTCGGATGCAGGAGGCAGGTTTTATTCCCAGGAATTCTTACGCCAAGGCAGTGAAAACCCCCCTCACCGTGGCGCCCTTCCGGGCATATGAAAAGAAAAACGGCTATTTCATCGAGTATGTGAAGCAGATGCTCGAAGAATACGTGACCGAACCCCAGGAGATCTACACCACGGGCCTTAACGTGAAAACGACCGTAAACCTCAAAATGACGGAATATGCCTACGAGGCGATACAGAAAGGGGTGGAGCTCTATAAAAACAGAAACCCCGGCGCCAAGGAGATCCCCGAGGTCGCCGTCATCGCCATAGAGGTAAAGACCGGGGAGCTGAAAGTCTTGATAGGCGGGAAAGACTTCTCCACCTCCCCCTTCAACAGGGCGGTCCAGGCCAAGAGACAACCGGGCTCTTCCTTCAAGCCGATCATCTATCTCGCGGCTTTGGAAAAGGGCTTTAAGCCGGACACCATACTGCGCGACGGCCCCCTGTCCTTTACCAACCCCTATACCCATACCGTGTGGAGCCCCAGGAACTACAAGAACCAGTATATGGGCGACGTGACCATGCGCAGGGCCCTCGAGGCCTCCCTCAATACAGCGACGGTGCGGCTCCTCGAAAAAACCGGCCTCGATAACGTGATCGACCTCGCAAAAAGGCTCCATATCGATGCCAACTTTCAGCCGAACCTCTCCCTCGCTTTGGGGACTACCGAGATCGCCCCCCTTGACCTGGCCAACGCCTATGCGGCAATCGCCAGGGGCGGCATCTATATGCCCCCTGTCGCGGTGAAAAGGGTAGCCACCACTGAAGGGGAGGAGAAGTATGTCGAAGAGGTCCACGGTGAGGTGGTAGTCGCACCCGAGGTGGCCCTCTCCCTGGTGGATATCATGAAAGGGGTGGTCAAGCGGGGCACCGCGAGGGCTGCGGCCGGGATGCCTTACTCGCTCGCAGGCAAGACGGGGACTACCGACGAGTTCAGGGACGCATGGTTCATCGGTTTTTCTCCCAACCTGCTCTGCGCCGTATGGGTGGGCTTCGACAAAAAGGCATATTTGGGAAATAAAGAATCAGGCGGCACGGCAGCGCTGCCCATCTGGATAGAATTCATGTCAAAGGCCCTGACCTTGTACCCGAACGAGGATTTTTCCTTTCTGCCCGAGCAGGCGAAAGGGAGCCAGAACGAGACCCAGCCCTGA
- a CDS encoding DmsE family decaheme c-type cytochrome codes for MRRFAVPAIYVFILYLLSAFFSAEMSYGAPDYIGSDACKSCHANYVQSYAESIHGKTYVPGSPAKEEGCETCHGPGASHVKRGGGKGTMFAFGPNPDAREKTAKCLKCHEDSPKQAFWNMSKHKSSGLSCDTCHVVHTGMKPLRAPSGYLPLPAQRKTMKAPMPDLCFGCHKDVRSQTLRQSHHPIREGKTGCSACHEPHGAFGPKMVKADSINELCYKCHAEKRGPFMVEHPPVAENCLNCHVAHGSNHSALLTRKTPQLCQSCHDFSQHPGTPYTSFETFRGPAPSNRMVSRNCVLCHTNVHGTNSPTDRGQRFLR; via the coding sequence ATGAGAAGATTCGCAGTCCCGGCTATATACGTTTTTATCCTGTATCTCCTCTCAGCATTCTTTTCAGCAGAAATGTCCTACGGGGCGCCCGATTATATCGGCTCCGACGCGTGCAAATCGTGCCACGCCAATTATGTTCAAAGCTACGCGGAATCGATTCACGGCAAGACCTATGTTCCGGGCTCCCCTGCGAAAGAGGAGGGCTGCGAGACATGTCACGGACCGGGAGCGTCCCATGTAAAAAGGGGAGGGGGGAAAGGCACGATGTTTGCCTTCGGGCCGAATCCGGACGCAAGGGAGAAGACCGCAAAATGTCTCAAATGTCACGAGGACTCGCCGAAACAGGCTTTCTGGAATATGAGCAAACATAAAAGCTCCGGCCTTTCCTGTGACACCTGTCATGTGGTCCACACGGGGATGAAGCCGCTACGCGCCCCGTCCGGATATCTGCCGCTGCCTGCCCAGCGCAAGACGATGAAGGCGCCCATGCCCGACCTATGCTTCGGCTGCCATAAGGATGTGAGGTCCCAGACCCTGAGGCAATCCCATCACCCGATCAGGGAGGGCAAGACGGGGTGTTCCGCGTGTCATGAGCCCCACGGCGCCTTCGGCCCGAAAATGGTGAAGGCCGATTCCATAAACGAGTTGTGTTACAAGTGCCACGCGGAGAAAAGAGGGCCCTTCATGGTCGAGCACCCGCCGGTGGCGGAAAATTGCCTCAACTGTCACGTGGCCCATGGAAGCAACCACTCCGCCCTGCTCACCAGAAAGACGCCTCAGCTCTGCCAGAGCTGCCACGACTTCAGCCAGCACCCCGGCACACCGTATACGAGCTTCGAAACCTTCAGGGGACCGGCCCCCAGTAACCGCATGGTATCGCGTAACTGCGTGCTCTGCCATACGAACGTGCACGGCACCAACAGCCCGACGGACAGGGGACAGCGTTTTCTGAGATAG
- the gspG gene encoding type II secretion system major pseudopilin GspG: protein MLIRKIRRTDRRGFTLVELLVVMVIIGLLAALVGPKLFPKLGKGKQAAAKAQIELLGQSLDQFRLDVGRYPTSQEGLNALVANPGTENWDGPYLKKALPADPWGKPYNYQCPGTHGEYDISSYGRDGTAGGEGEDKDVTSWD, encoded by the coding sequence ATGCTCATCAGGAAGATCAGGAGAACAGATAGACGCGGTTTTACCCTTGTTGAACTTCTTGTCGTCATGGTGATTATAGGACTCCTCGCAGCCCTGGTGGGCCCTAAGCTTTTTCCCAAACTGGGAAAGGGAAAACAGGCCGCGGCAAAGGCCCAGATCGAGCTGTTGGGCCAGTCCCTGGACCAGTTCCGCCTGGACGTAGGCCGCTATCCCACCTCCCAGGAAGGCTTGAACGCCCTTGTTGCCAATCCCGGTACCGAAAATTGGGACGGGCCCTACCTCAAGAAGGCCCTTCCCGCGGACCCATGGGGAAAACCCTATAATTACCAGTGTCCCGGCACCCATGGAGAATATGATATTTCTTCCTATGGAAGGGATGGGACCGCGGGCGGCGAAGGTGAAGATAAGGATGTGACGAGCTGGGATTAG
- a CDS encoding type IV pilus twitching motility protein PilT: protein MDISELLIFAVENQGSDLHVSAGEQPFIRIHGEMRKVEVENLDKETVHNMVYGILNDQQRKAYEEHLELDFSFALGEYGRFRGNVFKQERGDAAVFRSIPNKIPTFEELGLPKTLMEIARLEKGLVLVTGPTGSGKSTTLATMVDLINTESKGHIITIEDPIEFVHTSKSCLVNQRELGPHTKSFANALRSALREDPDVILVGELRDLETISLALTAAETGHLVFGTLHTSGAPSTVDRVIDVFPAAQQNQVRSMFAESAQAVVTQALFKRKDGKGRVASFEILLGSPAVRNLIREGKIFQILSIMQTSKAMGMQTMEAAVQDLIARNIVNREEVSFYLSNKLQR from the coding sequence GTGGATATTTCCGAATTACTGATTTTTGCCGTGGAGAACCAGGGGTCCGACCTCCACGTGAGCGCCGGCGAGCAACCCTTTATAAGGATACATGGTGAGATGAGAAAGGTCGAGGTGGAGAACCTCGATAAGGAGACCGTGCACAACATGGTCTACGGCATCCTCAACGACCAGCAGCGCAAGGCCTACGAAGAGCACCTCGAGCTCGACTTCTCCTTTGCCCTGGGGGAATACGGGAGGTTCAGGGGGAATGTGTTCAAACAGGAGCGCGGGGACGCGGCAGTATTCAGGTCGATCCCGAACAAGATCCCCACTTTCGAAGAGCTGGGCCTGCCAAAGACCCTCATGGAGATCGCCCGCCTGGAAAAAGGGCTTGTCCTCGTGACGGGACCCACGGGGAGCGGGAAATCGACGACCCTGGCCACCATGGTCGACCTCATCAACACGGAGAGCAAGGGGCACATCATTACCATAGAAGACCCCATCGAATTCGTCCACACCTCGAAGAGCTGCCTCGTAAACCAGAGGGAACTGGGCCCTCATACGAAAAGCTTCGCCAATGCCCTTCGAAGCGCGCTCCGTGAAGACCCGGACGTGATACTCGTGGGCGAGCTTCGCGACCTGGAAACCATATCGCTGGCCCTGACCGCCGCGGAAACGGGCCATCTCGTCTTCGGGACCCTCCACACGAGCGGCGCGCCCAGCACGGTGGACAGGGTGATCGACGTATTCCCCGCTGCCCAGCAGAACCAGGTACGCTCCATGTTCGCCGAGTCCGCCCAGGCGGTGGTGACCCAGGCCCTCTTCAAGCGAAAGGACGGCAAGGGCCGTGTCGCCTCCTTCGAGATCCTCCTCGGAAGTCCCGCGGTACGGAACCTTATAAGAGAAGGGAAGATCTTCCAGATCCTTTCCATCATGCAGACGAGCAAGGCTATGGGGATGCAGACCATGGAGGCCGCGGTGCAGGACCTCATTGCGAGAAACATCGTGAACCGGGAGGAAGTCTCCTTCTATCTCTCAAACAAGCTGCAGAGGTAA
- a CDS encoding PilT/PilU family type 4a pilus ATPase, which yields MADLYDHLKYMVERDASDIYLTVGLPPMFRIEGIVEPHGETPLTSEETEAIAASIMNDRQKKGYEEELEMNLALYYPDLGRFRVNIFRQRSFTGLVIRQIKITIQTIDELGLPAIMKEIVMTRRGLVLVVGATGSGKSTSLAAMLDYRNSSQRGHIITIEDPIEFVHPHKLSVVTQREVGFDTHSFANALKNMLRQAPDVILIGEIRDAETMEHAITFAETGHLALATLHSNNANQAMERILNFFPIERHLQIYMQLSLNLRSIISQRLIPTVDGKRVAAIEILLDTPRVKDLILKGEIDLIKEAMALAYHEGMQTFDQHIFDLYMAGRISYDSAIAYSDSPNDVRLHIKMAEVKKDEMERKEPAFKLKMDEKPF from the coding sequence ATGGCAGACCTTTACGATCATCTGAAATATATGGTGGAGCGTGACGCCTCCGATATCTACCTCACTGTCGGATTGCCCCCCATGTTCCGCATCGAGGGCATCGTGGAGCCCCACGGCGAGACGCCCCTGACCAGCGAAGAGACGGAGGCAATCGCCGCTTCCATCATGAACGACCGTCAGAAGAAGGGATACGAGGAAGAGCTGGAGATGAACCTCGCCCTCTACTATCCCGACCTCGGAAGGTTCAGGGTCAATATCTTCAGGCAGAGGAGCTTCACGGGCCTCGTCATCAGGCAGATAAAGATCACCATCCAGACCATAGACGAGCTCGGCCTCCCCGCGATCATGAAGGAGATCGTCATGACCAGGCGCGGTCTCGTCCTGGTGGTGGGCGCCACGGGAAGCGGAAAATCGACGAGCCTCGCCGCCATGCTCGATTACCGCAACTCCAGCCAGAGGGGCCACATCATCACCATCGAGGACCCCATCGAGTTCGTCCACCCCCACAAGCTGAGCGTGGTCACCCAGCGCGAGGTGGGCTTCGACACCCATTCCTTCGCCAATGCTCTGAAAAATATGCTCCGCCAGGCCCCGGACGTGATCCTGATCGGAGAGATCAGGGACGCCGAGACCATGGAGCACGCCATCACCTTCGCCGAGACCGGCCACCTCGCCCTGGCCACCCTCCACTCGAATAACGCGAACCAGGCGATGGAGAGGATCCTCAATTTCTTTCCCATCGAGCGCCACCTCCAGATCTACATGCAGCTCTCCCTCAACCTGAGGTCGATCATCTCCCAGAGGCTCATCCCCACGGTAGACGGCAAAAGGGTGGCGGCCATAGAGATACTCCTCGATACCCCAAGGGTAAAAGACCTTATCCTGAAAGGGGAGATAGACCTCATCAAGGAAGCCATGGCCCTGGCCTACCACGAAGGCATGCAGACCTTCGACCAGCACATCTTCGACCTCTACATGGCCGGCAGAATAAGCTATGACAGCGCCATCGCCTACTCCGACAGCCCCAACGACGTACGGCTCCACATCAAAATGGCGGAGGTGAAAAAAGACGAGATGGAGCGAAAAGAACCGGCATTCAAGCTGAAGATGGATGAAAAACCCTTCTAA
- the miaA gene encoding tRNA (adenosine(37)-N6)-dimethylallyltransferase MiaA, which translates to MLSNKTKILAVVGPTCTGKSALALTLAAQFDAEIINADSMQVYRHFTIGTAKPDTVVLGAIPHHLIDIAEAEEDFNAALFVEKADRAISEITARGKLPILVGGTGLYLRALTYGLFKAPSDTAIREELRDEYDRDPLGFYERLKEIDYAYAMRISFKDRVRAVRAMEVFRLTGSPMSELEKEHGFREARYDMLKIGLTGEREELYRRINGRVEEMLERGWVEEVKGLIAMGYDEAAKPFGSIGYREILLYIKGEIPYEVMVEDIKKHTRHYAKRQVTWFSKEKEVNWFSYPRQTRAIEEKIKEFLGSWS; encoded by the coding sequence ATGTTATCAAACAAGACCAAAATCCTTGCCGTTGTAGGCCCCACGTGCACAGGGAAGTCGGCCCTCGCCCTCACGCTGGCCGCGCAATTTGACGCAGAGATCATCAATGCCGATTCCATGCAGGTCTACCGTCATTTCACGATCGGCACCGCAAAGCCGGACACGGTCGTGCTCGGCGCAATCCCCCACCACCTTATCGATATCGCCGAGGCGGAAGAAGATTTCAATGCGGCCCTCTTTGTGGAAAAAGCCGACCGCGCAATCTCGGAGATTACGGCCCGGGGGAAGCTCCCTATCCTTGTGGGAGGCACCGGCCTCTACCTGAGGGCCCTTACCTACGGCCTTTTCAAAGCGCCCTCGGACACGGCAATCCGGGAAGAGCTGAGGGATGAATACGACAGGGACCCCCTCGGCTTCTATGAAAGGCTTAAGGAAATAGATTATGCCTACGCCATGAGGATCAGTTTTAAAGACCGGGTGAGGGCGGTGCGGGCCATGGAGGTATTTCGCCTTACCGGGAGCCCCATGTCGGAGCTTGAAAAGGAGCACGGATTCCGGGAAGCCCGATACGACATGCTCAAGATCGGTCTCACGGGAGAAAGGGAAGAACTTTACAGGAGGATCAACGGAAGAGTGGAGGAGATGCTCGAACGGGGCTGGGTGGAGGAGGTAAAGGGTCTGATTGCCATGGGCTATGATGAAGCGGCCAAGCCCTTCGGGAGCATCGGATACCGGGAGATCCTCCTTTATATAAAGGGTGAAATCCCTTACGAGGTTATGGTAGAAGATATCAAGAAGCATACGCGCCATTACGCGAAAAGGCAGGTTACCTGGTTTTCCAAGGAGAAGGAAGTGAACTGGTTCAGTTACCCCAGGCAGACCAGGGCGATCGAAGAGAAAATAAAGGAGTTTTTGGGCTCATGGAGCTGA